Proteins from a single region of Candidatus Alcyoniella australis:
- the nagB gene encoding glucosamine-6-phosphate deaminase: MSERMKIVAASGKIFQMILLDNEDDLAVHGADLIAKTIEDKNGNAVLCFATGSTPLPVYRELIRRYQAKQISFAKVHAFMLDEYIGLGPDDPNSFRYYMSQKLFSQIDIPEDQVHCYSGPVEDHMQSCFRYERAIKELGGIDMMLLGIGRNGHIAFNEPGCTIDSRCRLIKLTDDTRRANARFFESLDQVPQHALSMGIGNILEVKQLMMMATGSSKSEAVFNMLRGPVDSMVPASSLQMYNGECHLLIDRAASTELLEYRLDQSRKSNPV; this comes from the coding sequence ATGAGCGAGCGCATGAAGATCGTCGCTGCCAGCGGTAAGATTTTCCAGATGATTCTGCTCGACAACGAGGACGATCTCGCGGTCCACGGGGCCGACCTGATCGCCAAAACGATCGAGGATAAGAACGGGAATGCCGTGCTTTGCTTCGCCACCGGGTCGACGCCGTTGCCGGTCTACCGCGAGCTGATCCGTCGTTATCAAGCCAAACAGATCAGCTTTGCCAAGGTTCACGCATTTATGCTCGACGAGTACATCGGACTGGGCCCGGACGACCCGAACTCTTTCCGATACTATATGTCTCAGAAACTGTTCTCGCAGATCGACATCCCCGAAGACCAAGTGCACTGCTACAGCGGACCGGTAGAGGACCACATGCAGAGCTGCTTCCGCTACGAGCGGGCGATCAAGGAGCTGGGCGGGATCGACATGATGCTGCTGGGGATCGGCCGTAACGGGCACATCGCATTCAACGAGCCGGGCTGCACGATCGACTCGCGTTGTCGACTGATCAAGCTCACCGACGACACGCGTCGGGCCAACGCGCGCTTTTTTGAAAGCCTCGATCAGGTGCCGCAACACGCGCTGTCGATGGGCATCGGCAACATCCTCGAGGTCAAACAACTGATGATGATGGCCACCGGATCGAGCAAGTCCGAGGCGGTGTTCAACATGCTGCGCGGACCGGTCGACTCGATGGTTCCGGCCTCTTCCCTGCAAATGTACAATGGCGAGTGCCACCTGCTGATCGACCGCGCCGCATCGACCGAGCTGCTTGAATATCGCCTAGACCAGAGCCGCAAATCCAATCCGGTCTAG
- a CDS encoding SGNH/GDSL hydrolase family protein, translating into MEPTAQQRLASTTLTSCGLLLLVAALLYNPWLLRAVLPSGVIVPQLTQLVPSIIGLALSGLSLLLIARLIGRLRIGAWLFERKRSLDLLLFVAALLVPLMVSELYLRPFAQFARKTTIFLPDHELGWKLRPGAVDTWARVDVRINAKGLRGPELEYAKPVGVKRILYLGDSLTFGYGIRSYGYTFAYQVQRLLAQSPDCRVQTINAGVDGYSPWQELIYLQREGLKYDPDLVVLGFVLNDVVEKYVLTRYGGTGVGFQLMQSYVSLTDRLCNISGLMYFARRLSARIRLGEDVQRGAQQQQLLQIRDLIRNPNDPLVKKAWAETLANVDGIVRLCKEREIALLIVVFPFTIQFQDMQQMNEPQLRMIEYAGERGVPVIDMLPLLAQRAEQSGLTIDQLFLDGCHPSHAGHRIVAEIIAQRLMDQGLPAGCPRR; encoded by the coding sequence ATGGAACCAACCGCACAACAACGACTGGCATCAACTACTCTTACAAGCTGCGGCCTGCTGCTTTTAGTGGCGGCGCTGTTGTACAACCCGTGGTTGCTGCGCGCCGTGTTGCCCTCCGGCGTGATTGTACCGCAATTGACACAACTGGTGCCCAGCATCATCGGATTGGCGCTGAGCGGACTGTCCTTGCTGTTGATTGCACGGTTAATCGGGCGATTGCGTATTGGAGCTTGGTTGTTTGAGCGTAAAAGATCGCTCGACCTGTTGTTGTTCGTTGCCGCACTGCTCGTTCCACTGATGGTTTCCGAGCTCTATTTGCGACCCTTTGCCCAGTTCGCGCGCAAGACAACGATCTTTTTGCCCGACCACGAGCTGGGCTGGAAGCTGCGCCCCGGCGCCGTTGATACGTGGGCCAGGGTCGATGTGCGGATCAACGCCAAGGGATTGCGCGGTCCGGAGCTGGAATACGCAAAGCCCGTGGGCGTCAAGCGCATACTCTACCTGGGCGATTCGCTGACCTTCGGCTACGGCATCCGTTCATACGGGTACACCTTCGCCTACCAAGTCCAACGGCTGCTCGCGCAGTCACCGGACTGCCGGGTGCAGACGATCAACGCCGGAGTGGACGGCTATTCGCCTTGGCAGGAGCTGATCTACCTACAGCGCGAGGGGTTGAAGTACGACCCGGATCTGGTGGTGCTGGGATTCGTGCTCAACGACGTTGTGGAGAAATACGTGCTGACCCGTTACGGCGGAACGGGAGTCGGCTTCCAGCTGATGCAAAGCTACGTCTCGCTTACCGATCGGCTGTGCAACATAAGCGGCCTGATGTATTTTGCACGCCGGCTCAGTGCGCGCATCCGCTTGGGCGAGGATGTGCAACGCGGCGCACAGCAGCAACAGCTGTTACAGATCCGCGACCTGATTCGCAACCCCAACGATCCCCTCGTGAAAAAGGCCTGGGCCGAGACCCTTGCCAACGTCGACGGCATCGTCAGGCTTTGCAAGGAGCGCGAGATTGCGCTGTTGATCGTGGTCTTCCCGTTCACGATCCAGTTTCAGGACATGCAACAGATGAACGAGCCGCAACTACGGATGATCGAATACGCCGGGGAGCGCGGGGTGCCTGTCATCGACATGTTGCCGTTGCTCGCGCAGCGCGCTGAACAGTCCGGCCTGACAATTGATCAGCTGTTTCTCGACGGCTGCCATCCGTCGCACGCCGGCCATCGGATAGTGGCCGAGATTATCGCGCAGAGGTTAATGGATCAGGGACTGCCTGCCGGATGTCCGCGACGCTAG
- a CDS encoding endo alpha-1,4 polygalactosaminidase has translation MPTNIADFIASTALLLLLACLAIPGCSGDQDDDDDDGYDGDDIDLSAVDDWTYWLSDIDLLELGNSAFDLAVIDYSQGGEESGEWSPEQIADLRASAGGDKLALAYLSIGEAEDYRFYWDQDWLDQPPDWLGPENPDWTGNYKVRYWMDGWQRLILGQNGYLERIMDMGFDGVYLDIIDAYEFWGPEGLDQKDDAADQMVRFVDRIAQQARQVNPDFIVLGQNGLELAELEPEYLEIIDGVGAEDTFFDGDDPQPADDVEWTVELLDLYLQRGLIVLAIDYCRKSDNVDRFYRMALEHGYVPYSSQRDLEQLTIDLGHEPD, from the coding sequence TTGCCGACGAATATAGCAGATTTTATCGCCTCAACCGCATTGCTGCTGTTGCTGGCTTGTCTGGCGATCCCAGGCTGCTCGGGCGACCAGGATGATGACGACGATGACGGATACGATGGTGACGACATTGATCTGTCCGCTGTCGACGACTGGACATACTGGCTTTCCGATATCGATCTACTCGAACTGGGGAACAGCGCCTTTGACCTGGCGGTGATCGATTATTCGCAGGGCGGCGAGGAGTCCGGCGAATGGAGCCCTGAACAGATCGCCGATCTACGCGCCTCTGCGGGCGGCGACAAGTTGGCGCTGGCCTATCTCAGCATAGGCGAGGCCGAGGATTATCGCTTCTACTGGGATCAAGACTGGCTCGACCAACCCCCGGATTGGCTCGGACCGGAGAATCCGGACTGGACCGGAAATTACAAGGTGCGCTATTGGATGGACGGCTGGCAGCGGCTGATTCTCGGGCAAAACGGCTACCTGGAACGGATCATGGATATGGGCTTCGACGGAGTGTACCTCGACATCATCGACGCCTATGAATTCTGGGGTCCCGAGGGACTCGACCAAAAAGACGATGCGGCGGATCAGATGGTCCGCTTCGTCGATCGTATCGCGCAACAGGCCAGGCAGGTCAACCCGGATTTTATTGTATTGGGACAAAACGGCCTGGAACTGGCTGAGCTCGAGCCAGAGTACCTGGAGATAATCGACGGTGTGGGCGCGGAGGATACGTTCTTTGACGGCGACGACCCACAGCCTGCTGACGACGTTGAGTGGACTGTTGAACTGCTCGATCTGTACCTACAGCGTGGGCTGATCGTGCTGGCGATTGATTACTGTCGAAAGAGCGACAACGTCGATCGGTTTTATCGGATGGCATTGGAACACGGGTACGTGCCGTACAGCTCGCAACGTGACCTGGAACAGCTGACGATCGACCTGGGACACGAACCTGATTGA
- a CDS encoding methyltransferase domain-containing protein — protein MTQKVPIVPPSRICPLCRVETPRRERLRKGNYRLLECGECGLVFTDHQPTVDQLEQLYGRDYFQGGGLNGYFDFNLCLRQDRINFVRRLIKIERFVPGGKLLDVGCGTGLIFEVAGPQWEICGVDISCYAVELARSRGHQQVFCNDFFTLDLPKLSFDSVICWGFLEHLPQPALLLERVHQLLKPGGVINIVAGDVGSAFARLCGQFWHIYTLPEVLEFFSVTTLSKMLSQSGFSVEHVSHETNFYTLDYLVERLARSLGTPIWRRRRPDKMIKLLNRIVLPVNFGDSMSVIARKAQE, from the coding sequence TTGACGCAGAAGGTTCCCATTGTGCCGCCATCGCGCATCTGCCCGTTGTGCCGCGTTGAGACGCCGCGCCGGGAACGTCTGCGCAAAGGTAACTATCGCCTGCTCGAATGCGGCGAATGCGGGCTGGTATTCACCGACCATCAGCCGACCGTTGATCAGCTCGAACAGCTCTACGGCCGCGACTACTTCCAGGGCGGAGGTCTGAACGGCTATTTCGACTTCAATCTGTGCCTGCGGCAGGACCGGATTAACTTCGTCCGGCGGTTGATAAAGATCGAGCGTTTCGTGCCCGGCGGCAAGTTGCTCGACGTGGGGTGCGGCACGGGACTGATCTTCGAGGTGGCCGGTCCCCAGTGGGAGATCTGCGGGGTGGACATCTCGTGCTACGCGGTGGAGCTGGCGCGTTCCCGCGGACATCAGCAGGTTTTCTGCAACGACTTTTTCACCCTCGATTTGCCCAAGCTCAGCTTCGATAGCGTGATCTGTTGGGGATTCCTCGAACACCTTCCGCAGCCCGCCCTGCTGCTGGAAAGAGTGCATCAGCTGCTCAAGCCCGGCGGCGTGATTAACATCGTCGCCGGCGACGTGGGCAGCGCTTTTGCGCGGCTGTGCGGCCAATTTTGGCACATCTACACACTGCCGGAGGTGCTCGAGTTTTTCTCGGTGACCACCCTTTCGAAAATGTTGAGCCAAAGCGGATTCAGTGTGGAACACGTTAGCCACGAGACCAACTTCTACACCCTGGACTATCTGGTCGAACGTCTCGCCCGTTCGCTGGGCACCCCGATCTGGCGCCGACGCCGCCCCGATAAAATGATAAAATTGCTCAACCGAATCGTGCTGCCCGTGAACTTTGGCGACAGCATGTCCGTGATCGCGCGTAAAGCCCAGGAGTGA
- a CDS encoding MoxR family ATPase: MQPAQEFKGTSKYILDHELAKIVNVSIRLEMPLLLKGEPGTGKTLLAHAVAEDLGIPLIVLNVKSSMKAVDALYLYDTLTRLNDARFGDSQRDVSNIEDYIRMGKIGQSFTVDHKVVLLIDEIDKAESEFQDDLLDVLDQMSFDIVEVDRTIHALHRPVIVITSNAKKDLSDPFLGRCNFHHIAFPDSEFMSRIVSAHFPDIPRKLAKLSIDAFYRVREIRGIEKKPSTRELINWVRALLAEPDFDADVLKRDSSLPYLGVLFKKSQDMQIARNVLGDDRNS; the protein is encoded by the coding sequence ATGCAGCCGGCGCAAGAGTTTAAAGGCACCAGCAAATATATCCTCGATCACGAGTTGGCCAAGATCGTCAACGTCAGCATCCGGCTGGAGATGCCGCTGCTGCTCAAGGGCGAGCCGGGCACGGGCAAGACCCTGCTGGCCCATGCCGTGGCCGAGGATCTGGGCATTCCGTTGATCGTGCTCAACGTCAAGTCCTCGATGAAGGCCGTCGACGCGCTCTACCTGTACGATACCTTGACCCGCCTCAACGACGCGCGCTTCGGCGACAGCCAGCGCGATGTGAGCAACATCGAGGATTACATTCGCATGGGCAAGATCGGCCAATCATTTACCGTCGATCATAAGGTCGTACTGCTGATCGACGAGATCGACAAGGCCGAGAGCGAGTTCCAGGACGACCTACTCGATGTTCTGGACCAGATGTCGTTCGACATCGTCGAGGTCGATCGCACGATCCACGCCCTCCATCGACCGGTGATCGTGATCACCTCCAATGCTAAAAAAGACCTCTCCGATCCTTTCCTGGGGCGCTGCAACTTCCATCACATCGCCTTTCCCGACTCGGAGTTCATGAGCAGGATCGTGTCCGCACACTTCCCGGACATCCCGCGCAAGCTCGCCAAACTCAGCATTGACGCGTTCTACCGTGTGCGCGAGATCCGCGGAATCGAAAAGAAGCCGAGCACGCGCGAGCTGATCAACTGGGTGCGAGCCCTGCTCGCGGAGCCGGATTTCGACGCCGATGTGCTCAAACGCGACTCCTCTTTGCCGTACCTCGGCGTGCTGTTCAAAAAGAGCCAGGACATGCAGATAGCTCGCAACGTTCTGGGGGACGACAGAAACTCTTAA